A single Mustelus asterias unplaced genomic scaffold, sMusAst1.hap1.1 HAP1_SCAFFOLD_74, whole genome shotgun sequence DNA region contains:
- the LOC144483465 gene encoding histone H1-like, whose translation MTETAAAETAPAAAPAQVKSPRKKKAAPRPAAAGPKLGEQILNVVAGCSDRKGMSLAAIKKALAGSGVDVGKRCSQIRLTIKRKVEKGSLVQTKGQGASGSFKLAKKENPGKMGKKVKTPTAKKSLVKKTAAKKVTTKKAAAKKPAAKKLAAKKTPVKKSTVKKTSSKKAATPKKAVKKAALKKKSPVKKVTGGKSVKKVTKSKAKPKVKAAKAKKASGKK comes from the coding sequence atgactgaaactgcagccgccgaaacggctcctgcagccgctcccgctcaagtGAAGTCTCCCAGGAAGAAGAAGGCGGCTCCCCGACCTGCGGCAGCCGGTCCCAAGTTAGGCGAGCAGATCCTCAATGTTGTGGCGGGTTGTAGCGATCGCAAGGGGATGTCCCTGGCCGCGataaagaaagctttggctggcagcggagtggatgtggggaagcgcTGCTCCCAGATCAGGTTAACTATCAAGAGGAAGGTGGAGAAAGGCTCTCTGGTGCAGACAAAGGGACAGGGCGCCTCCGGCTCCTTCAAACTCGCTAAGAAGGAAAACCcggggaaaatgggaaagaaggtgaagacaccaacagccaagaaatctttagtaaagaaaacagcggccaagaaggtgacaacaaagaaagcagcagccaagaaacccgcagcaaagaaactcgcagcaaagaaaactccagtgaagaaatcaacagtgaagaaaacaagcagcaagaaggcggcaactccaaaaaaggcggtGAAGAAAGCAGCCCTGAAGAAAAAGTCTCCTGTGAAGAAGGTGACGGGCGGAAAGTCTGTCAAAAAAGTGACAAAATCGAAGGCcaaacccaaagtgaaagcagcaaaagcgaagaaagcgtcaggaaagaagtga